Proteins encoded within one genomic window of Verrucomicrobiota bacterium:
- a CDS encoding LutB/LldF family L-lactate oxidation iron-sulfur protein: MAYQKIDSYAQTLDEEVRTSVKNASALKTKSRVDSLWRDFQDPDKLREVSGLIKQHVIENLDTYLPKVEEALTERGVKVHWASDAEEARKIILGLMQSIGAKKMVKSKSMVSEEIELGHYLEKHGMEAVETDLGEYIVQIDHDHPSHIVTPIIHKNRRQIAESFEREGLGEYNDDPAVITARARKFLRNKYLEAEVGLTGANFISAESGRLVIVTNEGNSRFCLAPTKMHIALVGIEKIVPRDTDLALFLNLLARSATGQKLTIYTEFINGPKSPEQPDGPEQMHVVLLDNGRSDVLASECRDILRCIRCGACLNVCPVYRQASGHAYRSVYPGPVGAVLSPILDAKKFPELADLPKASSLCGACHEVCPVNIPIPDLLLRLRDKAKKEHIHSPNTPPMGGWSILASEPILWKSALIAGAVMNVINPDLIPLPPVKRWTMVRKLPDWHGGEFRKWFKNRKVDGKK; encoded by the coding sequence ATGGCCTACCAAAAAATCGATTCCTATGCGCAGACTCTTGATGAGGAAGTGCGCACTTCGGTAAAAAATGCCTCAGCCCTGAAAACCAAATCCCGTGTGGACAGCCTCTGGCGTGATTTCCAAGATCCGGACAAATTGCGTGAGGTCTCCGGCCTGATAAAGCAGCATGTCATAGAAAACCTGGATACCTACCTGCCCAAAGTCGAGGAGGCCCTGACCGAACGTGGAGTCAAGGTCCATTGGGCCAGTGATGCGGAAGAAGCCCGTAAAATCATCCTAGGATTAATGCAGAGTATCGGTGCCAAAAAAATGGTGAAATCAAAATCCATGGTATCCGAGGAAATCGAGCTGGGTCATTACCTTGAAAAGCATGGGATGGAAGCTGTCGAGACAGATTTGGGAGAGTATATCGTCCAGATAGACCATGACCATCCGAGTCATATCGTGACCCCGATCATCCATAAAAACCGCCGCCAAATAGCTGAAAGCTTTGAGCGCGAGGGGCTCGGGGAATATAATGATGATCCTGCCGTGATTACGGCGAGAGCCCGGAAATTCCTCCGCAATAAATACCTCGAAGCAGAAGTCGGGTTGACGGGGGCAAATTTTATCTCCGCCGAAAGCGGACGGCTGGTTATCGTGACCAATGAAGGTAATTCCCGGTTCTGCCTGGCTCCGACCAAAATGCACATTGCCCTCGTGGGAATCGAGAAAATCGTCCCGCGTGACACGGACTTGGCGCTATTCCTAAATTTACTCGCACGCTCCGCCACGGGACAGAAACTCACTATTTATACGGAATTCATTAATGGCCCGAAATCTCCCGAGCAGCCGGATGGTCCCGAGCAAATGCATGTCGTATTGCTGGATAACGGGCGCAGTGATGTCCTAGCGAGTGAATGCCGCGATATCCTACGGTGTATCCGGTGCGGAGCTTGTCTGAATGTCTGTCCGGTTTACCGCCAAGCCAGCGGGCACGCTTACCGGAGTGTTTATCCCGGCCCTGTAGGTGCCGTGCTTTCGCCGATCCTGGACGCGAAAAAATTCCCCGAGCTCGCTGACCTGCCGAAAGCCTCGAGTTTATGCGGTGCGTGTCATGAAGTGTGTCCGGTGAATATTCCGATCCCCGATCTTTTGCTGCGTTTGCGTGATAAGGCGAAAAAAGAACATATTCATTCCCCTAATACTCCTCCGATGGGAGGGTGGTCGATTTTGGCTAGTGAACCCATCCTGTGGAAATCCGCTTTGATCGCAGGAGCTGTGATGAATGTCATTAATCCGGATTTAATCCCGCTCCCACCGGTCAAACGATGGACCATGGTGCGCAAATTACCCGATTGGCACGGGGGTGAATTCCGGAAGTGGTTT